Proteins from a genomic interval of Gossypium hirsutum isolate 1008001.06 chromosome A09, Gossypium_hirsutum_v2.1, whole genome shotgun sequence:
- the LOC107937046 gene encoding trihelix transcription factor GT-3b has product MEGHQHHHHQYQQQQYQYHQQQQQQQQPPTSSVNVDADRFPQWSIQETKEFLMIRAELDRSFMETKRNKLLWEVISTRMREKGFNRSTEQCKCKWKNLVTRYKGCETMEEEAMRQQFPFYNELQAIFSARMQSILWSESEGGATGSKRKAVQLSSDEEEDTEEKELEKSSVRKKKQGKTSGGAGIGGSTSGNGNNSNNIKEILEDFMRQQMQMEMQWREAFEARENERRLKEMEWRQKMEALENERILMDRRWYEREEQRRMREEARAEKRDALITALLNKLRRDDHM; this is encoded by the exons ATGGAAGGGCACCAacaccatcatcatcaatatcaGCAGCAGCAGTATCAATATCatcagcagcagcagcaacagcAACAACCACCTACCAGCAGTGTAAACGTTGATGCTGATAGATTCCCTCAATGGAGTATTCAGGAAACGAAGGAATTCCTGATGATCAGAGCGGAGCTGGATCGAAGTTTCATGGAGACCAAGAGGAATAAACTGCTTTGGGAAGTTATCTCTACCAGGATGAGGGAAAAGGGTTTTAATCGAAGCACTGAACAGTGCAAGTGCAAGTGGAAAAATCTCGTTACTCGGTACAAG GGATGTGAAACGATGGAAGAAGAAGCTATGCGGCAACAGTTCCCATTTTACAATGAGTTGCAAGCCATATTCTCAGCAAGGATGCAAAGTATTTTATGGTCAGAAAGTGAAGGAGGAGCGACCGGGTCGAAGAGGAAGGCGGTGCAGCTATCTTCAGACGAGGAAGAAGATACGGAGgaaaaagagttagaaaagagTAGCGTTAGGAAGAAGAAGCAAGGCAAAACCAGTGGTGGTGCAGGTATTGGTGGCAGTACAAGCGGGAACggcaataatagtaataatataaaggAGATATTAGAGGATTTCATGAGGCAACAAATGCAGATGGAAATGCAATGGAGGGAAGCGTTCGAGGCGAGAGAAAACGAGAGGCGGTTGAAGGAGATGGAATGGAGGCAGAAGATGGAAGCATTGGAGAACGAGAGGATATTGATGGATAGGAGATGGTATGAAAGGGAAGAACAAAGGAGAATGAGAGAAGAAGCTAGAGCTGAGAAGAGAGACGCCCTCATCACTGCACTTCTAAACAAGCTCAGAAGAGATGATCACATGTAG